A region of the Ranitomeya variabilis isolate aRanVar5 chromosome 5, aRanVar5.hap1, whole genome shotgun sequence genome:
ACCAATGCAAGAAATATATGAAACAGAATGccatttttggaaaatctaactgtGGGGTGAGGTGAAATGGTTGAGAATAGattacctaaaggccccgtctcacatagcgagatcgctagcgagatcgctgctgagtcacaagttttgtgacgcaacagcgacctccatagcgatctcgctatgtgtgacacgtaccagcgatcaggcccctgcggtgagatcgctggtcgtgtcggaatggcctggacctttttttggtcgttgaggccccgctgacatcgctgaatcggtgtgtgtgacaccgatccagcgatgtcttcactggtaaccagggtaaacatcgggttactaagcgcagggccgcgcttagtaacccgatgtttaccctggttaccagcgtaaatgtaaaaaaaaacaaacaatacatactcgcctttcggtgtccaggtcccttgccgtctgcttcctgctctcactgactgccggccgtacagtgagaagtgagagcacagcagtgacgtcaccgctgcgctctgctctcactgtacggcggcactcagtcagagcaggaagcagacggcaagggacctggacaccgaaaggcgagtatgtactgtttgttttttttggtaaccagggtaaacatcgggttactaagcgcggccctgcgcttagtaacccgatgtttaccctggttacccgggtgctgcagggggacttcggcatcgttgaagacagtttcaacgatgccgaagtcgttcccctgatcgttggtcgctggagagagcggtctttgtgacagctccccagcaaccacacagcgacttaccaacgatcacggccaggtcgtatcgctggtcgtgatcgttggtaaatcgcttagtgagacggggccttaagacatggACAGAGCTTTCAGTTGGTAGGACACTATTTACCTTTACACTTTGGTCGGCTACACGCATTGTTCAACTTCACTCCTTGGTTGGACACTGTTTTCTTTTTTACACTTCACTAATtcaattaaactgtactaatcctatTAAATTATACTAGTTCTAAACTGTTATTCTCAACTACCATGAACATCAAGACATTATAGTTTAAATTTGGAAAAATTGCAAATATAAATGTGtttcacttaaggccccgtctcactaagcgatttaccaacgatcacgaccagcgatacgacctggccgtgatcgttggtaagtcgctgtgtggtcgctggggagctgtcacacagaccgctctctccagcgaccaacgatcaggggaacgacttcggcatcgtttaaactgtcttcaacgatgccgaagtccccctgcagcacccgggtaaccagggtaaacatcgggttactaagcgcagggccgcgcttagtaacccgatgtttaccctggttaccaaaaaaaacaaacagtacatactcgcctttcggtgtccaggtcccttgccgtctgcttcctgctctgactgagtgccgccgtacagtgagagcagagcgcagcggtgacgtcactgctgtgctctcacttctcactgtacggccggcagtcagtgagagcaggaagcagacggcaagggacctggacaccgaaaggcgagtatgtattgtttttttttttttacatttacgctggtaaccagggtaaacatcgggttactaagcgcggccctgcgcttagtaacccgatgtttaccctggttaccagtgaagacatcgctggatcggtgtcacacacaccgattcagcgatgtcagcggggcctcaacgaccaaaaaaaggtccaggccattccgacacgatcagcgatctcacagcaggggcctgatcgctggtacgtgtcacacatagtgagatcgctatggaggtcgctgttgcgtcacaaaacttgtgactcagcagcgatctcgctagcgatctcgctatgtgagacggggcctttactgctgtacctgctttttttcacaaaaaatgcaagaaaacctgatacctgcattttttgctgcatttctgcacttacccattgctttctatgggtgaaaatgttgaaaaaacactgaaagaagtgacatactgcaTTTTTCAAAAACCAAGGCATtctacaaaatactgaggacaaaccaAGCTGTGTGCCTCAGATTTCTAAAATTTCTTAGACTTTGCTGGTATCGTAAAAAGTATCTGAAATTTTGAataaaaaaaacgcagaaaaaatgcaATATGTCTTAAGTCTTGACGCTTAATCTTACCAGAACAGGCAGAAAAGGGCTGTACTATTAAGCTATAATCTGCCCCTAACATCCGCGGATGGAGTGGAGCTCATTTTGCATCTGTAACTGATTACTTCTGTTGATCTCTCACAGCGGCATTTACAGAGGCacttgaaaataaaagaaaaagttttacgaaaagcaaaaaatataaaaattgtaaTCACTACCCTTTTCACACATGAAAAGTAATTAAAAAGTAAATACATGTACAcatgtggacaaaattgttggtacccttccaATAAAGTAAGATAAACCTACAGTGGTCAGTGAAATAACTTCAagctgacaaaagtaattttcaatttaaatttactgaatatcaattGATGAGAATCAGAAATAGTTTTTGAATTGTGGTTCAGCAGACAAAATGGAAAATGACCCAGACAAAAAGGATGGTACCCCTATAAAAGAATGAAAATAATTTGAGCATAGGCATTGTTAGGGATGGCAGAATGCACtatataaaatataataatgaAGTACGTTcgccacccggggtccaccgtgcagagatggaaaactgaagGTAGCTGAATAGCGAAAGCCGCAGacagtgttaggccggcgtcacacttagcgtagggaaatacgggctgttttttacaggcgtaatacacagaaatgatcccaaaacagtgatctgtatgtcatccgtaggcaaggtgtggctgcgtatttacgcatgtcatcctcatAATGTAATCCTTATGTCATCCAttctgcgtttttttctcgcaaccttgcaaaatggacatacaatggatccatgggctcaaatattcatgaaaacatactgtatatacagtctatatatatatacagtacagaccaaaagtttggacacactttctcatttaaagatttttctgtattttcatgattatgaaaattgtacattcacactgaaggcatcaaaactatgaattaacatgtggaattatatacttaacaaaaaagtgtgaaactgaaattatgtcttatattctaggttcttcaaagtagccaccttttgctttgatgactgctttgcacactcttggcattctcttgatgagcttcaagaggtagtcaccgggaatggtcttccaacaatcttgaaggagttcccagagatgcttagcacttgttggcccttttgcctttactctgcggtccagctcaaaaccatctcaattgggttcaggtctggtgactgtggaggccaggtcatctggcgtagcaccccatcactctccttctaggtcgaaaagcccttacacagcctggaggtgtgtttgggatcattgtcctgttgatggtccaactaaacgcaaacaggatggatTGGATTGTAGATTGGGCACtgggtctctaaaaggttcgccatcactggcctAGGCTATAAGAAGGTTACCAACACCCCTAAACTGAGCTGCAATACCTTGGCCAAAACCATGCAGTGCTCCAACAAGACATGTTCCTCTCAGTACAGGCCTCACCATGGTCTACCAAAGAAATTGAGTGCACACCATCTTCTAAAGAAGATGCACAAGAAGACCAGcaaacagctttcatgcatcttggcatgcttgccaccagtctttcacactgcttgtggagcaaaaatgtaagcagttcttttttgtttgatggcttgtgactatctatcatcctctagattacattccagaggttttcaatggggttcaggtctggagattgggctgcccatgacagggatttgatgttgtgttctcttaatttttgccaaagctgtactgTACCTGTAAGCATAATATTGATAGATAGGATCTAACAGGCTTCTATACTTGGCAAATCCTGAGGGACTATCATTGCAAATAGAGATAGAAAACTGATTTAATTTGAATTGAATTTgagtaaaattttataaaatttgtAGGTCATATTCACAAAAATGATAGGGTCTTTCTCACTTTAGTGATATACTGGAGATGACATGCACTGCACGACATGTGAATTGCACAGTTTTATTCAAACAATGTAAAGATCATATTGTTCAATTCCACTTCGGGACtgatacatttttgtaaaattaaaAGActgataaaaattaataaaaaatacacTCAAAAATTCCCAATTGaaacaataaataataaagtaaaaataatGCTCCTACGAAAGTACACAATCATAATTGGCATCACTTTATCCTTAACAATACGCACTATAATTATTTAATCATTTAattgtttagcttgcaaaataACACAGAAAAAAATGATGAGCAAAGCCATGATTGTTTTTGTTTCATTCATTTTctcaaaaaaaaatatgaaataaaaaagtgacaaaaacatttCATGTACCCCAAAGTAGTACCATAAAAAATACAGCTTAATCTGAAAAGAAAAATGGCTGATAATTTCACCAAAAGTAACATACGAGTATGGTAAAATCATTAATCAATGCATCACAATTTGCTTTGAATTAGCATAATGCAAATTGAAGGAAAAGTTTTCCTGTGTTCCACTATCAGGAGGACTTTATTTCATGCAACTGTTGTTAGTGATAGAAAATCTTATGAAATGTCTCCATTTGTTACACAGCCAAGATAAAGGAGAAAATACAGCTGCTTCTATAGCAGTAAAATCTGTAAAAGGAGGACATGATGTCTTCTAAACAGTTAATACTAAAAGATGAATTAGCTTCATGTAAATGGATGATCTACTATGCGGAGAAAACTGCTTCTCCATACACACAGAGAGCACAATATTCCATTTAGCTGAAGCCTTGACAGATCTGTAGCTGGTTCTTCTACactccttctccttcttctccatAATACACAGGAGTCCATCATACTTCACTTATCACAACATCCAGAAAAAAAGTAAGATTGCAGCACAGATCTCTCCTATGTTTACACCCAGTCTCCTCCAGTAGAGTTGTGTCTTCCAACGCAAAAATAGTAAGTCTTATAAAAGTAGTGTCTCATAAGAATACAGTAATAAGGACTATCCCGTAAATAGTAAAACAGTAACATGCAGGCTGACATTAGCTCAGGAAAAGGGTAAAAACAGTTCACACTTAGCAGTGGAGTAATCTTCTTTATTAAAGTAAAGTTAAAGTATGTCAAATAAAAAGCATCATAGAGTAGCAGGAGACATCTCAGGAACACTGGTGCCCACCTTGGCGCTGTCTAGTGCATGTTGTTTGGAATACTTTTAAAGAATTGATGTTAATACAGAAGATGATGCCATTGGTGAGAGCCATCTCTTTTTCACCTTCCTGTTGAAAACTCGAAAATATGTCAAGATAGTTAGACAGTGGAGAGTCCAACTTCATCATCCCTTTCTGAAAGATTCAGAGCATTGTTTTACTTagtatatttttaatttttcctaATCATAAGTATTTGAGGAACATTTGTTTTTTGGTCTCCTTCTATCTCATAATATGCCCCTGGAGGTGATAGGACCTTTTTAATGCAATTATAATTAAATGTTGGTAAGCTTTTGGTCTTGGGTAAAAGTTGTAAAAAACTGCATAGTCAAACTTTATGAAAGTAGCTAGAACCTTAACATTCTTTGATTTATTAATATTATAACTGCCTCCAAAACCTCTTTATTTCTCAGACTGTAGACCAGAGGATTTAACATTGGAACCACAACAATGTAGAGCATTGATAGCAGCAAGTCCTGGTCCTTTGAATCTTTTGATTCAGGTTTCATGTACAAGAAGGTACTCGGCCCATAGAATAATATAACTGTGATGAGATGGGATGTGCAGCTGGAGAAAGCTTTTATACGTCCCGCTGAGGAATGGATCTTCAAGATGGCAGAGAAGATAAAGACGTATGAAATAATGATGAGAATAAATTGAACAAGGAAAATACCACAAATTTCAAAGAATATGAAAACTTTCTGGTTGTGAGTGTCAGTAGAGGAAAGATCAAGTAATGAATTTAGATCACAAAAGAAATTATTAATTACATTGGAATAACAGAATTGTAGAACAGATGTCAGTAATGTATGTAATAGAGAATTTATTACACCAAGTATCCAACAGGCAGTGGCCATTCCAATATACACGTTCTTTCTCATTATTATGAAATATTGTAAGGGCTTACATATCGCCACATAGCGATCATAGGCCATCGATGTCAGCAAGAAAACTTCACCATCAACACATAAAATGTAGAAACATAATTGAGTCATACAGCATCTAAAAGAGATCCTGTGATCCTGGGTCCAGGTGATAAAAAGTAGTTTTGGGACAGAAGTAGAAGTGGATGTGACATCTGCAATGGCAAGGTTACACAAGAAGAAATACATTGGGGTGTGTAATTTTGGGACCAAGCACACAAGAAAAATAATTGTTAAGTTTCCCAACAtagtaattaaataaataattaaaatgccAAAAAATAATTGAAGTTGACCTGACGACATTGAGAAGGCGGCAATGTGAAATTCATTTTCAGAGCTTCCATTTTGACAGATATTCATGTTGTCTTAGTATAAGTAACTGCTTCAGAGACTGGAATCTGATTTATCAGCATATATGAAGGAATGTAAATCTAATTTCTCATTTGGGTGGTCCAATTTGCCCGAAAACAGTAGCTGTAAAATGACATGGAACATAGTAACATACTGATGTGTTCATCCTTTCAATTTTGTATATTTCTAAAAGCTCAAGAGACAAATTCACACTGTTATCGTAATATGCAAGAGAGACCTTCAACAGACTGCTAATCATATTACAACCATGGAGTGATCACATGTATAGTAAATATTGGAGGGCAAAAGCCCCATGGGGCCGTAGCATCACCATTTGGGTGTTGGTAAGCTATACTTGTACTTACTATGCATTTCACTGTGTGCACTACTTTATTTATGTATTAGGGATCTATGGATCTTAGCATCAGGGGCCTTTTTGGATTGTATAATGGTACTATTGACTATATGAAGCCTGTAATTTATTCCTTACCCCGCAGTCTATGATCCATGCATTGACTTATTGCACTACAGTTTGTTATGCCTATTCTTGTAAATATCCTGCCCATCCTATGGTGATGCTTCTTCTGTTTTTTGGCTCACTCTAGCACTGTTGGCTATTTTTTAATCTTCATCATTGTTTTTATACAATTCAATAAAGTTTTCTATCATTGTTCAAAAATACGTGTATGGTTATATGCTTATATGTACTTTGCGTAGAACA
Encoded here:
- the LOC143774849 gene encoding olfactory receptor 5AR1-like codes for the protein MNICQNGSSENEFHIAAFSMSSGQLQLFFGILIIYLITMLGNLTIIFLVCLVPKLHTPMYFFLCNLAIADVTSTSTSVPKLLFITWTQDHRISFRCCMTQLCFYILCVDGEVFLLTSMAYDRYVAICKPLQYFIIMRKNVYIGMATACWILGVINSLLHTLLTSVLQFCYSNVINNFFCDLNSLLDLSSTDTHNQKVFIFFEICGIFLVQFILIIISYVFIFSAILKIHSSAGRIKAFSSCTSHLITVILFYGPSTFLYMKPESKDSKDQDLLLSMLYIVVVPMLNPLVYSLRNKEVLEAVIILINQRMLRF